The genomic DNA GGTACCTCTTCTTATTTTAAAATATTAGCAATATATGTTTGAAGTTCTTCTACTTTTACTTCTTCAGACTCGCCTGTAGCACGTACTTTCACTTCTACAATACCTTCGTCTGCTTTTTTACCAACTGTAACGCGAACTGGAAGGCCGAATAAATCTGCATCTGCAAATTTAACACCTGCACGTTCTGCACGATCATCTAGTAATACTTCATATCCTCGCTCTTGTAATGAGTTATAGATGTTTTCACCCATTTCACGTTGTGCATCAGATTTCATATTTACTGGAATTACATGCACATGGAACGGTGCAACAGCTTTCGGCCAAACTAAACCGTTCTCATCATTAAACTGCTCTGCAATTGCTGCCACTGTACGAGATACACCAATGCCGTAACAACCCATAATAAGTGGTTGTGTTTTTCCATTTTCATCTAGGAATGTTGCGTTCATTGCTTCACTATAACGAGTTCCTAATTTGAATACATGACCAACTTCAATTCCGCGTGCGAAAAGAATTGTTCCGTTTCCGTCTGGAGATTGGTCTCCTTCTTGAATGAAGCGTAAATCTGTATATTGACTTACTTTAAAGTCACGTTCTGGATTTACATTTACATAATGGAATCCTTCTTTGTTCGCTCCTGAACATCCGTTAACAATTGATGCTACAGCGTGATCAGCAATAATTTCGATATCACCTGCTACACCAATCGGTCCTAATGAACCAACTTCACAATTTAATAATTCTTTTACTTCTTCATGAGAAGCAAGCTCAACAACTGAAGCGCCGTATACATTTTTCACTTTCACATCGTTTACTTCGTGATCACCACGAACAAGTACAACTACTAATTTCTCATCTACTTTAAATACCATAGACTTAATGCACTTGTCAGCTGCAATGTTTAAGAATGTAGATACTTCTTCAATTGCTTTTTGGTCTGGTGTTGCTACTTTTTCAAGTGCTTTCTCTTCTTCGTCACTCTTCGTATACGTAGCTACAACAGGAGCCATTTCGATGTTCGCTGCATAATTAGATGTATCAGAGTATGCAATTGTATCTTCACCAACATCAGATAATACCATAAATTCATGTGTATCTTTTCCGCCCATTGCTCCAGAATCAGCAATAACCGCACGGAAATTCAAACCACAACGAGCAAAAATGTTAGAGTATGCTTTGTATAAGCGACCGTATACTTCATCTAAGCTCTCTTGTGTAGCATGGAAAGAGTATGCATCTTTCATTAGAAACTCTCTTCCACGTAATAAACCGAAACGAGGTCTTTGCTCATCACGGAATTTTGTTTGAATTTGGTATAATGTTAACGGCAATTTTTTATATGATTTTACTTCATCACGCACAAGATCCGTAATTACTTCCTCATGTGTCGCTCCTAATGCGAATTCACGAGCGTTACGATCTTTCATACGCATTAATTCAGATCCGTAAGAATACCAACGACCTGACTCTTGCCATAATTCTGCAGCTTGCATTGCTGGCATTAATAATTCTACCGCGCCTGCGCGTTCCATTTCTTCTCGAACAATTCGTTCTACTTTGTGTAGTACTTTTAATCCAAATGGTAGAAAACTATAAATACCAGAAGCATTTTGACGCATAAAACCTGCGCGAAGTAATAACTGATGACTCTTAATCTCCGCATCAGCTGGAACTTCACGTAATGTAGGACTGAATACCATACTTTGTTTCATTTATTCGCACCTCTTCATTTTACTCTTACACGCAGTAAAACCCCTCACCTCGAGTTAGGTGAGGGATTTTATTCTACGGGCTCTATTTCATTATAAGTTTCACTTTATTTTACAAGAAAAACTTACGAATGTCATTCCAAGTTACAACTAACATAAGTAACATTAATAATGCAAAACCAATAAAGTGAACCATTCCTTCTTTTTGACGGTCAATTGGTTTCCCGCGCAATGCTTCAATTAAGAAGAAGAACAAACGTCCACCGTCTAAAGCTGGAACTGGTAATAAATTAAATAAACCAAGGTTAATACTTAATACTGCTGCTAAACTTAATACACGCGTAAATCCATAATCTACAACTTGATCTGTTAGATTATAAATCCCTACTGGACCTGACAACTCATTAATAGAAAATTGACCAGTTACTAATTTCACAAGAGACTCAAAAATTAGTTTCGTCCATTGGTATGTTTGTTCAAAACCTGATTTAATAGAACCCATTACTGTTTTCTCTACTGGAGAGTAAACACCAATTCTACCAACTTCTTCTTTACCTTCTTTATCGAGCGTTGGCGTTACTTTCACATTAAACTGTTCACTATCACGCTTTACTTGTAATGTAATCTCTTTATTCGGGTTTTCACGTACAATGGTAACAACATCTTTCCATGTGCTTGTGTTTTTCCCATCAATTGCTTGAATTGTATCATTTTCTTTTAATCCAGCTTGCTCTGCAGCACTATTCTCCATTACTTTTCCGACCATTGGCTTGTCAATAGGAACCCCTTGTACAAATCCAAGAATCACAAAAATAACAAAAGCTAAAATGAAGTTCATTGCAGGACCCGCAAAGATCGTTAAAGCACGTTGACCCAATTTCTTAGAGCCAAACTGCCTATTATACGGAGCAATTTGAATTTCTTCACCAGCAGTAATGATACGAGCCTTTTCATTCACTCGGAATGTTTGCAACTCTTCCTCATACTCTTCATAGCCCGAAATTGTTAGATTATGTTCTAAATCAGCTTGTTCGACTTCAATGACACGAACATTTGGATACTTTTCATATCCATCAAAAACTAATTTTGCAACTTCGTCTTTTTCATTTAATACAAGGCCAACCTTTTTCCCTGGCTTTAACTCCACTGTGTCTGCATCCTCGCCAGCCATTCTTACATAGCCACCAAGAGGCAGTAATCGAATCGTATACACCGTTTCATTTTTTTCAAATGAGAATATTTTCGGACCAAAACCAATCGCAAACTCGCGGCATAAAATACCTGCTCTTTTTGCGAAATATAGATGCCCTAGCTCATGGAAAAATACGAGTGCACCGAAAATTAATATAAAGGCAATCGCTGTATTCAATTCCATAACCACCTTTGCTAAATTTGTTCCATCACAAACCGTCTTGTGGCTGCATCAATTTCCAGAATTTCCTCTAGGCTCGGACGTGCAATGACATTGTGATGGTTCATTGCTTTTTCAATGAGGTCTTCCACTGTTAAGAAACCAATTCTCTTTTGTAAAAAAGCTTCAACAGCTACTTCATTCGCTGCATTCATTACAGCCGGCATACTTCCACCTGCTTTTCCAGCTTCATACGCAAAACGCAGGCAGCGGAAACGTTCTTGGTTCATTTTCTCAAAATGCAATGTGCCGATTTCCCATAAATTTAACTGCTTTGTGTCAGAAAGCGGTAATCGATCAGGATATGTAAGCGCGTATTGAATTGGTACTCGCATATCAGGTGAGCCAAGCTGTGCCATCACACTACGATCTTCAAATTCAACCATAGAATGAATAATACTTTCTTTATGTAAAACAACATCGATTTGCTCATAAGGGATACCAAAAAGCCAATGTGCTTCAATTACTTCTAGTCCCTTATTCATCATTGTAGCAGAATCAATTGTAATTTTCGAACCCATTGACCAGTTTGGATGTCGAAGCGCATCTTCTACGGTCACATGATGCAATTCATCTCTCGTTTTATCACGAAAACTTCCACCAGAAGCCGTAATAATTAATCGAGAAATTCTTTTTTCATTTTCACCATTCAAGCATTGAAAAATAGCTGAATGTTCACTATCTACTGGAAGTAACGAAACATTATGTTTTCGCGCTGCTTCCATTACAAGATGCCCTGCAGTCACTAACGTTTCTTTGTTTGCAATTCCAATTGTTTTTTTCGCCTCAATTGCACGTAGTGTTGGTAACAACCCTACGCTACCTACAACAGCGTTTACTACAATCTCCGCATCTGGATGTAATGCTACTTCTAAAAGTCCTTCACTACCATATACAATTTTTGTATTACCAGAAACAGCTTGTAGTTTTAGAACATCTTCCTCTCTTTGCACAGAGACGATTTGCGGAGAAAATTCTTGAATTACCTTTACTGCGTAGTCAATATTTTTCCCTACAGAAAAAGCAACGAGACGGAATTGGTCTGGGTGCGAGCGTAATACATCTATAGTTTGTGTACCAATTGATCCGCTTGCACCTAATAAACTAATGTTTTTCATTACTCCACCCCCTCGTTCATTCATTAATTATATTGTAATAAGAAGTAGAGAATTGGTAAAACGAATAACCAACTATCTGTTCGATCTAATATACCACCATGGCCAGGTAAAATTGTACCTGAATCTTTTACACCATAATGACGTTTAAATGCGGATTGTACTAAATCACCAATTTGTCCAAAAATAGAAATGATAATTGTCAACACAATTAAAATTCCTACATTAGCCTCAACTGGGAAGAAAATATTGTAAACAAGTGCCACAACAATTCCACAAACGATGCCGCCTAATGAGCCTTCAATCGTTTTATTCGGACTAATTTCTGGCCATAATTTTCTTTTTCCTAATGCTTTTCCTATGAAATATGCGCCTGAATCAGTAGCCCATATAACAAATAATGCGCAAAACACATATTTAATTCCTAATATTCTCGTTTCATTCAAATATAGGAATCCCATTGCAACATATGTTGTTGCCATTAGTAAAAATGAAGCATTGTCAAAAGTAAATGTATTCTTAGAAAGGACTGTATATGATAAAAGTAATAAAACAATCACAAATGTGATTTCTAATTTACCTAATCCAATCCAAGTAAACAGTTCTGATGCACTACTTGGAATTAAAATAACCCATAATAATACTACAGCTAAAACTGTTGGTACTGAAATAAGCGTAAGCTTATTCATACGAATTAATTCATATAAACCTATAGAAGCCAGTGCATACACTAAAACCGTAAAAGGCACGCCACCGTAAATTACGATGGGAATGAATAGCGCGGCAGCAACCACTCCAGTAATAATTCTCTGTTTCACTACCAAACCCTCTCTTTCTACACGCCCCCGAATCTGCGCCCTCTATGTTGAAAGTCTGTGATCGCATTTAGCAAATGTTCTTCCGTAAAGTCTGGCCAATACACATCTGTAAACCAAAATTCCGAATATGCAATTTGCCATAACATGAAATTACTAATACGTAACTCTCCACTTGTACGGATTAACAACTCAGGATCAGGTAACGAGCTCGTCATTAAGTAGGAAGAAAGCATTTCTTCACTTACATCTTCAATACGAACCTTTCCTTCCTCACTATCTTTCATCATATGTTGCACAGCAGAAACGATTTCATCTCGACTTCCATAGTTTAACGCGAAATTAAGAATTAATCCCGTATTCTCTTTCGTATCTTCCATGGCCTTCTCCATCGCTCTGCGTGTGTGCGTAGGAAGACGATCTTGTTGCCCTATTACTCGGACTTGTACGTTCTCTTCAATCAATTCTGGTAAAAATGTACCTAGAAATTCTTCTGGAAGTCTCATTAAATAGTCAACTTCCTTTTTCGGTCTTTTCCAGTTCTCAGTTGAAAAAGCATAAAGAGTTAATACTTTCACATTAAGTTTGCTTGCAAATTTTGTGATTTTCTTTACAACTTGCATGCCTTCATGATGTCCCGCAATACGAGGCATCGCTCTCCTCTTTGCCCATCTTCCATTACCATCCATAATAATGGCAATATGTTCTGGGATGTATCCTTTTTTCACTTCTTCAACGAGATGATCAAACGATGCGACCTTTTTACTTTTAAAAAAAGGAAAGTTTTTAAACATCATTCATACCCTCCAGCAAGCAGACATATGCCTAAAAGTGTAAAAAGACCCCCTTAAGAAGAGGGTCATATTTGCGAAAGTATCGCTATTACACTTCCATGATTTCTTTTTCTTTGTTTTTTGCGATTTCGTCAACTTTTGCAATATATTTATCTGTTTCTTTTTGGATATCTTCAGTATATCCTCTTAAATCATCTTCTGTAATATCGCCAGCTTTTTCAAGCTTCTTAAGATCATCATTACCGTCACGACGTACGTTACGAACAGCAACTTTTGCTTCTTCAGCATATTTTTTCACAACTTTTACAAGATCACGACGACGCTCTTCTGTTAATGCAGGGAATGCAATACGAATTACAGTTCCATCATTAGAAGGATTTAAGCCTAAATCTGCTTTTAAGATTGCTTTTTCAATATCACCGATAGAAGTTTTATCATAAGGTTGAATTACAAGTAAACGTGCTTCTGGAACTGTAATGTTCGCTAATTGCACAACAGGTGTTGGTGCACCATAGTAATCAACTTGTACCTTATCTAATACAGACGAGCTTGCACGACCTGCGCGAACTGTTGCTAATTCACGAGAGTAAGCAGCAACTGCTTTTTCCATTTTTTCATTTGAAGACTTCAATACTTGTTGTCCCATATTTATTTCCCCCTTACAACTGTTCCAATATTTTCGCCTAAAACGGCACGTTTAATGTTACCTTTTTCCATAACCGAGAATACAATTAATGGAATATCATTGTCCATACATAAAGAAGAAGCTGTTGAATCCATTACACCTAAACCTTCTTTTAATACATCTAAGTAAGTAAGTGTTTCGTATTTCGTAGCTGTTGGGTCAAGAGATGGATCTGCATTATATACGCCATCTACATTGTTTTTCGCCATTAAGATAACGTCTGCTTCGATTTCCGCTGCACGTAGTGCTGCCGTTGTATCTGTAGAGAAATATGGGTTACCTGTACCTGCTGCAAAGATAACAACACGTTTCTTCTCTAAGTGACGAACTGCTTTACGACGAATGTAAGGCTCTGCTACTTGACGCATTTCGATTGAAGTTTGAACGCGAGTTTGAATTCCAATGTTCTCTAAGCTATCTTGAAGAGCTAATGAGTTCATAACTGTTGCTAACATACCCATGTAATCTGCTCCAGCACGATCCATTCCCATTTCACTTCCGATTTTTCCACGCCAAATGTTTCCGCCACCAACAACAACAGCAACTTCTACATCAAGTTCTGCAATTTCTTTCACTTGTTCCGCAACTGATTTTATAACAGATGGGTTAATTCCAAATCCTTGTTCCCCAGCTAACGCTTCTCCGCTTAGCTTTAATACGACACGATTATATTTCGGTTTACTCATAATGAACCTCCAATTGCTTACATCTTTATTTTAAAAAAGGGAACACAATGTGTTCCCTAATCTTTATTAGTTGCTACCTTTTACTTGGTTCATTACTTCTTCAGCAAAGTTGTCTTCGCGTTTTTCAATACCTTCACCAACAGCGTAGCGAACGAATCCTTTTAATGTTCCGCCTTTAGACTCAACGAACTGACGAACTTTCATATCAGGGTTTTTAACGAATGCTTGGTCAAGTAAGCAAATCTCTTCGAAGAATTTACCTAGACGGCCTTCAACCATTTTTGCAACGATTTTTTCAGGCTTGCCTTCGTTTAAAGCTTGTTGTGTTAATACTTGACGCTCATGCTCAACTTCTTCAGCAGTTACAGCATCGCGGTCGATGTATTTAGGGTTAACTGCTGCGATGTGCATTGCTACATCTTTAGCAGCAGCTTCGTCAGTAGAACCTTCAAGAACTGTTAATACACCAATACGTCCACCCATGTGTAGGTAAGCGCCGAATGCATCAGCATCAGTTTTTGATACGATTTCGAAACGACGAAGTGTAAGTTTTTCACCAATTTTAGCGATTGCTTCATTGATGTGCTCTTCTACTGTTTTGCCGCCTTCGATTGTTTGAGCCATAGCTTCTTCAATGTTAGCTGGTTTGTTAGCTAATAAGTGAGCAGCTAATTCTTTAATTAACGCTTGGAAACCTTCGTTTTTCGCAACGAAATCAGTTTCAGAGTTTAATTCTAAGATTAAACCTTCGTTACCGTTTGTTTCGATGAAAGTTAAACCTTCAGCAGCGATGCGGTCTGCTTTTTTAGCAGCTTTTGCAATACCTTTTTCACGTAAGAAGTCAATTGCTTTCTCCATGTCGCCATTAGTTTCAGTTAAAGCTTTTTTGCAGTCCATCATACCTGCGCCTGTTTTTTCACGAAGTTCTTTTACCATTTGTGCAGTGATTGCCATATTTTTCATCCTCCTAAAATATGTATTTATACCTTTTATAAAGGTGTTTATACCTTAAAAAAGGTGATAAAAGGCCGAACCCCTTATCACCTTTCCAAATTTGTTACGCAGTAACAGTTTCTTCACCTTGTTTTGCTTCAAGGATCGCGTCTGCCATTTTAGATGTAAGAAGTTTTACAGCACGAATTGCATCATCGTTTGCTGGGATAACGTGATCGATTTCGTCTGGATCACAGTTTGTATCAACGATACCGATGATTGGAATGTGTAATTTGCGTGCTTCAGCAACTGCAATACGCTCTTTACGAGGGTCTACTACGAATAATGCACTTGGAAGACCTTTCATATCTTTAATACCGCCTAAGAATTTCTCAAGACGCTCTAACTCTTTTTTTAGTTGAACAACTTCTTTCTTAGGAAGTACTTCGAAAGTACCATCTTCTTGCATTCTTTCGATGTCTTTAAGACGCTTGATACGCTTTTGGATTGTTTGGAAGTTTGTTAAAGTTCCACCTAACCAACGTTGGTTAACGAAGTACATACCAGCACGAGTTGCTTCTTCTTTAATAGCTTCTTGTGCTTGTTTTTTAGTACCTACGAATAAGATGTCTCCACCTTCAGCAGCGATGTCACGCATCGTTCTGTAAGCTTCCTCAACTTTTTTCACAGTTTTTTGTAAGTCGATGATGTAGATACCGTTACGCTCTGTGAAAATGTAACGCTTCATTTTTGGGTTCCAACGACGAGTTTGATGTCCGAAATGAACACCAGCTTCAAGCAATTGCTTCATAGAAATTACTGACATAATATAGTTCCTCCTAAATGGTTTTTGATATCCTCCGTTTACTTCATCTCTAAGCGAAACTACAAACGTAGCACCAACACTTAAATCAGTAAACGTGTGTACTTTGTACTGACACCACTGCTTACTATATCATACTGAAATATTACAATCAAGTCGAAAATGCGAACAATGTAAAACTTTCTTTATTCACACTCGAATTCTAGTATTACCAACCTGTATTTCTTTTAAGCAAAAAAGTGAAATTCAAATAATAGTTTCTAAAAAACATGATTATGGCGCTGTTCACAAACAACATCAACCTCTTATATACAAAAAAAAACTCTCCTCAAGGGAGGAGAGTTTTTATAAATTAGTTTGTTTTTAATTTAGCAAGTTCTTGTAGAAACTTGTCGTTTAGCACTTTAATGTATGTTCCTTTCATACCTAAAGAGCGCGACTCAATAACACCAGCACTTTCTAATTTACGTAGTGCATTTACGATTACAGAACGAGTAATTCCTACGCGATCAGCAATTTTACTTGCAACAAGTAATCCTTCTGTTCCATTTAATTCTTCGAAGATATGCTCGATTGCTTCTAACTCACTGTAAGACAATGAACTAATCGCCATTTGAACAACAGCTTTACTACGTGCTTCCTCTTCAATTTCTTCTGCTTTTTCACGTAAGATTTCCATACCTACTACAGTTGAACTGTATTCAGCAAGGATTAAATCATCGTCTAAGAACTCTTGACCAAGACGAGCTAACACTAATGTGCCTAGACGCTCACCGCCACCAACGATTGGTACGATTGTAGTTAAACCTTGACCGAATAATTCTCTATTTTCTACCGGGAATGCTGTGTAAGCACTGTTTACATCTAAGTTAGAAGATGTTTCTGTAATGTTGAATAAGCTTTGTGTGTATTCTTCCGGGAATTGACGCTCTGCAAGCATTTGTTTCATACGCTCATTCTCAATTTGTTGGTGAATTGCATAACCTAGTAATTTACCACGACGGCTTACTACGAATACGTTCGCTTCGATTACTTCACACATTGTGTCAGACATTTCTCTAAAGTTTACAGGCTTTCCTGCTGCGCTCTGTAATAACGCATTTAATTTTCTTGTTTTTGCTAATAATTCCATTTCAAAAGTTCCTCCTACATGTTACTCACATATTTTTTCATCACTTGGAAACTAGGGCGAGTCACCTGATGACACAATTACAAAATAAACTGGCTCACATCTTTATTTTTAGCAATCGTTGCTAATTTCTCCTCAACGTATTGAGGTGTTATCGTTATTTTCTCTAACGTAATTTCAGATGCTTCAAACGATAAATCTTCAAGGAGCTTCTCCATAATCGTATGAAGTCTTCTTGCTCCAATATTATCTGTATCCTGATTAACTTGATAAGCAATCTCAGCAATCTTACGAATAGCTTCGTCTGAAAATTCAATTTCTATACCTTCAGTCGCTAATAAAGCCATATATTGTTTAATTAACGCATTGTCAGGCTCGATTAATATTTTAACAAAATCATCTGTAGATAATTTTGTTAATTCTACTCGAATCGGAAATCTCCCTTGCAGTTCCGGAATTAAATCCGACGGTTTAGACATATGAAACGCTCCAGCTGCAACGAATAAAATATAATCCGTTTTTACTGATCCGTATTTTGTCGCAACATTCGATCCTTCTACAATTGGTAAAATGTCACGTTGCACACCTTCACGTGATACATCTACGCTATTCGACTGCTTACCAGCAATTTTGTCAATTTCATCGATAAAAATAATCCCGAGCTGTTCAGCACGATAAACAGCCTCTTGTGTAACTTCATCCATATCAATTAAGCGCTGTGCTTCCTCATTTGTCAAGAGTTTTCTTGCTTCTTTCACAGAAAGTTTACGTTTTTTTGTTTTTTTCGGCATAAAACTTCCTAATGCATCTTGGAAATTCATTCCCATTTGTTCCATGCCAGTTCCTTGTAACATATCGAACATGGAAGACTGTTGCTCAGTCACTTCAATCGATACAATCTCATCTTCAAGAAGTCCTGCAGCAAGCTTTCTTTCTACATCTTGACGTTTCTTTTCAATTTCAACATCTTCCTGTTCGTCAGATGTTTGATTCGAATTTTGAGAACCGCCAAATAGCATTTCTAATGGGTTTTTAAATCCAGATTGTTTCTCCGGACTCGGCACTAAAATTTCAACAAGACGTTGGTTCGCTTGCTCTTCTGCTTTGTCTTGTACTTTAATTACCATTTCTTCTTTCACGATACGAACTGACGTTTCTACAAGGTCACGTACCATCGATTCTACATCTCTACCTACATATCCAACTTCTGTAAACTTCGTAGCTTCAACCTTAATAAAAGGTGCTCCAACGAGTTTTGCCATTCGTCGTGCGACCTCCGTTTTACCAACACCTGTCGGTCCAATCATTAAAATATTTTTAGGTGCAATTTCATCACGTAGATTTTCAGCTAATTTACTTCGGCGGTAACGATTTCTTAAAGCTACAGCAACCGCTTTCTTCGCATCTTTTTGACCGATAATGTATTGATCTAATTTTTCCACAATTTGACGCGGAGTAAAATGTAAATGCATATAAAATGCCTCCCTTACGATTCTACAATTCTTCCACAATTATATTGTGGTTTGTATAAACACAAATATCGCCAGCAATATCTAAACTCGCTTTCGCAATTTGCTTTGCTGTTAAATGTTCACTTGCATATTGCTTTAAAGCACGACCTGCAGAAAGCGCATAATTCCCGCCAGATCCAATTGCTAAAATACCATCATCTGGTTCAATCACTTCTCCTGTACCTGAAACAAGAAGCATAGTTGTTTTATCCATTACAATGAGCATCGCTTCTAGCTGACGTAACATTTTGTCGCCACGCCATTGTTTTGCCATCTCAACTGCAGCACGCTGCAAGTTCCCATTGTACTCTTCTAATTTCCCTTCAAACATTTCAAAAAGAGTAAATGCGTCAGCAACGGAACCTGCAAAACCAGCTAAAACTTTCCCTTGGAAAAGTTTACGGACTTTACGAGCTGTATGTTTCATTACAACCGCATTTCCCATTGTCACCTGGCCATCTCCAGCCATTGCACATTCTCCATTATGATGAACTGCAAATATCGTTGTAGCGTGGAAATTCCCCATAGAAAAAACTCCTTTATATGTTTTTATAGCTTTAAAAGCAATTTATGCCCGTGGGTGATGCTTCATGTAGACAGAACGCAATCTTTCTTTAGAGACATGCGTATAAATTTGTGTCGTCGACAAATTCTCATGACCGAGTAGCTCCTGTACAGTACGTAAATCTGCCCCTTCATCTAACATGTGTGTAGCAAATGTATGCCTTAACATATGGGGACTTATCCGCATTGTCAGTGAAGCCTTCTTAATGAGTTCATTTAATACATAACGTACCCCTCGACTTGTCAGCGGCGTGCCTTTCGCATTTAAAAATACCATATGAGAGTGTTCTTCAGTTTTTTGAGCTAACTGTTTTCTCCCGTTCTCTATATAAGTAATTAAAGCATCGTGTGCATAACTCCCGAACGGAATATATCTTTGTTTTTTTCCTTTTCCCATTACTAAAATTGTTCCCACCGCGAAGTCAATATCGGTAAGTTGTAAATTGACACATTCACTCACACGGATCCCAGTCGCATACATCAACTCTAATAAAGCTTGATTCCTTTGACCTAGCGGCGTTTCCGTGTCAGAA from Bacillus basilensis includes the following:
- the codY gene encoding GTP-sensing pleiotropic transcriptional regulator CodY encodes the protein MELLAKTRKLNALLQSAAGKPVNFREMSDTMCEVIEANVFVVSRRGKLLGYAIHQQIENERMKQMLAERQFPEEYTQSLFNITETSSNLDVNSAYTAFPVENRELFGQGLTTIVPIVGGGERLGTLVLARLGQEFLDDDLILAEYSSTVVGMEILREKAEEIEEEARSKAVVQMAISSLSYSELEAIEHIFEELNGTEGLLVASKIADRVGITRSVIVNALRKLESAGVIESRSLGMKGTYIKVLNDKFLQELAKLKTN
- the hslU gene encoding ATP-dependent protease ATPase subunit HslU, producing the protein MHLHFTPRQIVEKLDQYIIGQKDAKKAVAVALRNRYRRSKLAENLRDEIAPKNILMIGPTGVGKTEVARRMAKLVGAPFIKVEATKFTEVGYVGRDVESMVRDLVETSVRIVKEEMVIKVQDKAEEQANQRLVEILVPSPEKQSGFKNPLEMLFGGSQNSNQTSDEQEDVEIEKKRQDVERKLAAGLLEDEIVSIEVTEQQSSMFDMLQGTGMEQMGMNFQDALGSFMPKKTKKRKLSVKEARKLLTNEEAQRLIDMDEVTQEAVYRAEQLGIIFIDEIDKIAGKQSNSVDVSREGVQRDILPIVEGSNVATKYGSVKTDYILFVAAGAFHMSKPSDLIPELQGRFPIRVELTKLSTDDFVKILIEPDNALIKQYMALLATEGIEIEFSDEAIRKIAEIAYQVNQDTDNIGARRLHTIMEKLLEDLSFEASEITLEKITITPQYVEEKLATIAKNKDVSQFIL
- the hslV gene encoding ATP-dependent protease proteolytic subunit HslV, with translation MGNFHATTIFAVHHNGECAMAGDGQVTMGNAVVMKHTARKVRKLFQGKVLAGFAGSVADAFTLFEMFEGKLEEYNGNLQRAAVEMAKQWRGDKMLRQLEAMLIVMDKTTMLLVSGTGEVIEPDDGILAIGSGGNYALSAGRALKQYASEHLTAKQIAKASLDIAGDICVYTNHNIIVEEL
- the xerC gene encoding tyrosine recombinase XerC yields the protein MNVKKLLQLFVGYLQIERNYSKYTIASYQNDLEHFVQFMEREGISSFLDITYADVRLYLTTLHDEKLARKSVARKVSSLRSLYRFLMREGYRKDNPFALASLPKKELSIPKFLYAEELEELFEVSDTETPLGQRNQALLELMYATGIRVSECVNLQLTDIDFAVGTILVMGKGKKQRYIPFGSYAHDALITYIENGRKQLAQKTEEHSHMVFLNAKGTPLTSRGVRYVLNELIKKASLTMRISPHMLRHTFATHMLDEGADLRTVQELLGHENLSTTQIYTHVSKERLRSVYMKHHPRA